In the Hordeum vulgare subsp. vulgare chromosome 7H, MorexV3_pseudomolecules_assembly, whole genome shotgun sequence genome, one interval contains:
- the LOC123410268 gene encoding uncharacterized protein LOC123410268 translates to MPSSPAPSPVIDISDTESGDDAAAAASSALSTSAVERIASTLTTQAKVDAVCRNHDVPTEFAARPAGELRACSEPPRGSVCVYAHMLETGVRFPLHDFFCDALTHFHLAPGQLSINGWRVLVGFVALCHEAGMVPPSMALLRHFFQLYNRNDWYYFRCRADAGVLFTGTSYAQSEREWKGGFFFLTSQESWRCPVRWGKPPYKSSAAGPVLTTYQKQSAEKLLRVHGAARDLRAYLRETDLSAALSANLAGAPPPPQPSPRSTVAEVVDPPVRDMTHSMPVENTAAPAAWTEQVKSEAHGDTHPLAGKKRRREEVTGADGLGCAAPVACPRSPHSPVPETHDGDSADWKAARKVLEGIVTPWRERHFAASKPSNLLASSYVAVLQAANYATFSMTYALEREEKVLARERDNLALWEQVEKEKAARQAVEAELEKFLRSGEYTRLLAEQALTGYLRGAEEMKRVVLQHYPHLDAGKLELPVD, encoded by the exons ATGCCTTCCTCCCCCGCCCCATCCCCCGTCATCGACATCAGCGACACCGAAAGCGGcgacgacgccgccgccgccgcctccagcgcGCTCTCGACGTCCGCCGTCGAGCGCATCGCCTCCACCCTAACCACCCAGGCCAAGGTCGACGCCGTCTGCAGGAACCACGACGTGCCGACGGAGTTCGCCGCGCGCCCCGCCGGCGAGCTGCGCGCGTGCAGCGAGCCCCCGCGGGGGTCCGTCTGCGTGTACGCGCACATGCTGGAGACCGGGGTGCGCTTCCCGCTGCACGACTTCTTCTGCGATGCGCTCACCCACTTCCACCTCGCGCCGGGCCAGCTCTCGATAAACGGGTGGCGCGTCCTGGTGGGGTTTGTGGCGCTCTGCCACGAGGCCGGCATGGTGCCGCCGTCGATGGCTCTGCTGCGGCACTTCTTCCAGCTGTACAACCGGAACGACTGGTACTACTTCCGATGCAGGGCGGACGCCGGGGTGCTCTTCACCGGCACGAGCTATGCGCAGTCAGAGAGGGAGTGGAAAGGGGGTTTCTTCTTCCTGACGTCGCAGGAGTCATGGCGCTGCCCCGTGCGCTGGGGCAAGCCGCCGTACAAGAGCTCCGCCGCAGGTCCGGTGCTGACGACCTACCAGAAGCAGTCGGCGGAAAAGCTGCTACGCGTGCACGGCGCAGCGCGTGATCTCCGGGCCTACCTCCGCGAGACAGATCTTTCTGCGGCCTTGTCCGCCAACCTCGCCGGCGCACCGCCGCCACCTCAGCCTTCTCCCCGTTCTACTGTCGCCGAAG TGGTGGATCCACCCGTCCGCGACATGACTCACAGTATGCCAGTGGAGAacacggcggcgccggcggcatGGACGGAGCAGGTGAAAAGCGAGGCACACGGCGACACGCATCCGTTGGCCGGAAAGAAGAGGAGACGGGAGGAGGTGACTGGAGCAGACGGGCTTGGCTGCGCCGCCCCGGTGGCCTGCCCGCGGTCACCGCACTCGCCCGTACCCGAGACGCACGACGGCGACAGCGCCGACTGGAAGGCCGCGCGGAAGGTTCTAGAGGGCATCGTCACGCCGTGGCGGGAGCGCCACTTCGCGGCGTCGAAGCCCTCCAACCTCCTGGCATCCAGCTACGTAGCAGTGCTCCAG GCCGCGAACTACGCGACCTTCTCCATGACCTACGCGCTGGAGCGGGAGGAGAAGGTTCTGGCGCGGGAGCGAGACAACCTGGCGCTGTGGGAGCaagtggagaaggagaaggcggcgAGGCAGGCCGTGGAGGCGGAGCTGGAGAAGTTCCTGCGGTCCGGGGAGTACACGCGGCTGCTCGCCGAGCAAGCGCTGACGGGGTACCTGCGCGGCGCCGAGGAGATGAAGCGCGTCGTGCTCCAGCACTACCCGCACCTCGACGCCGGCAAGCTGGAGCTGCCGGTTGATTAG